Proteins co-encoded in one Cucurbita pepo subsp. pepo cultivar mu-cu-16 chromosome LG15, ASM280686v2, whole genome shotgun sequence genomic window:
- the LOC111811824 gene encoding uncharacterized protein LOC111811824 isoform X1 encodes MGSDQKWEAIAPALPAVSPLNPERDEYWSRFDDSVNAVSFGFVATAILISMFLVMAIFERFLRPRSPAAIGRPPSDLEAQMMLDGKPRYPSPKMTVYARGVSVLMPGEEIPTYIAHPAPAPCPPEPILKPLHQHNLSLCQSTSVTSSSNIS; translated from the exons ATGGGCAGTGACCAAAAATGGGAGGCGATAGCGCCGGCGCTGCCGGCTGTGTCACCGTTGAACCCAGAAAGAGATGAGTATTGGAGCCGTTTTGATGATTCGGTTAATGCCGTGTCATTTGGGTTTGTGGCTACTGCCATTCTCATCTCTATGTTCCTTGTTATGGCCATTTTTGAGAGGTTTCTCAGACCTAGATCGCCGGCGGCTATTGGCCGGCCGCCTTCTGATCTTGAAGCCCAGATGATGCTCGATGGAAAGCCTCGTTACCCATCTCCCAAG ATGACAGTTTATGCCCGGGGAGTATCAGTACTGATGCCTGGTGAAGAAATCCCTACCTACATAGCTCACCCGGCTCCTGCACCATGTCCTCCAGAACCCATTTTAAAGCCTTTGCATCAACATAACTTGAGCCTTTGTCAATCAACAAGCGTTACATCAAGCTCCAACATCAGTTGA
- the LOC111811818 gene encoding photosystem II repair protein PSB27-H1, chloroplastic-like, with product MASPTLITPSTSKSQPLIVPLKPKSSITAAATTTTTHHYSRRREFLSLTASVLAPSWVLFPPAPALASSDEEYVKDTTEVIGKVRTTITMDKNDPNVAAAVAELRESSNSWVAKYRKEKSLLGRASFRDMYSALNAVSGHYISFGPTAPIPAKRKARILEEMATAEKALLRGR from the coding sequence ATGGCTTCCCCGACACTGATAACCCCATCTACTTCCAAATCTCAGCCTCTCATCGTCCCTCTCAAACCCAAATCCTCCATTACCGCCGCTGCAACAACCACCACCACCCACCATTACTCCCGCCGCCGCGAGTTCCTGTCTTTGACGGCCTCTGTTCTAGCGCCGTCGTGGGTTCTGTTCCCTCCAGCTCCGGCACTAGCGTCGTCTGACGAGGAGTACGTGAAGGACACAACCGAGGTGATAGGCAAGGTGAGAACGACGATCACCATGGATAAAAACGACCCGAAtgtggcggcggcggtggcggagCTTCGAGAAAGTTCCAATTCTTGGGTGGCTAAGTACAGGAAGGAGAAGTCTCTGTTGGGACGAGCTTCGTTTAGGGATATGTATTCGGCTTTGAATGCGGTTTCCGGCCATTACATTAGCTTTGGGCCGACGGCGCCGATTCCGGCCAAGAGGAAGGCCAGGATCTTGGAAGAGATGGCCACCGCCGAGAAGGCTCTGTTAAGAGGGAGATGA
- the LOC111811669 gene encoding pentatricopeptide repeat-containing protein At1g03560, mitochondrial, with translation MRRTLLRPSFLCSSSRSLPLLDPKSYSLYRNGKLSPNSSDCNVTRGFGENFRFVFTNTLLPPPEWIEPFVDVSDVVSSSQRPDPSPWVAQILNLLDGSSNMEANLDSFCRKFLIKLSPNFVAFVLQSVELRDVPEIAIRFFYWAGKQKKYVHKIECYVSLIELLTFSADLVKIRLIFCELKGKGLLMTLSAANSLIKSLGNHGLVEELLWVWRRMKENGIEPSLYTYNFLVNGLVNSMFIESAERVFEVMDGGKIVPDTVTYNVMIKGYCKAGKMHKAMEKFRAMEMKNVNPDKITYMTLIQACYSEGDFDTCLSLYLEMEERGLEIPSHSYSLVIGGLCKQGKCMEAYAVFEKMNQKDCRANVAIYTALIDSYSKSGSMGEAMRLFERMKNEGLEPDAVTYSVVVNGLCKSGRLEEAMEYFDFCRNKGVGINAMFYASMIDGLGKAGRIVEAENLFEEMFEKGCARDSYCYNAIIDALAKHGKIDQALTLFGRMEEEGCDQTVYTYTILIDGLFKEHRNEEAIKLWDTMIDKGITPTVASFRALAIGLCLCGKVARACKILDDLAPMGVIPETAFEDMINVLCKARRVKEACKLADGIVDRGREIPGRIRTVLINGLRKAGNSDLAIKLMHSKIGIGYDRMGSIKRRVKFRTLIEN, from the coding sequence ATGAGAAGAACCCTACTGAGGCCTTCATTCCTCTGCTCTTCATCTCGTTCCCTTCCTTTACTCGATCCTAAATCATATTCTTTGTATCGAAATGGGAAATTATCACCTAATAGTTCAGATTGCAATGTCACTCGTGGTTTCGGCGAGAATTTCAGGTTTGTCTTTACGAACACTCTTCTCCCTCCTCCCGAATGGATAGAACCCTTTGTGGATGTCTCTGATGTAGTTTCGAGCTCTCAACGCCCAGATCCATCTCCATGGGTGgctcaaattttgaatcttctgGATGGGTCTTCGAACATGGAAGCTAATTTAGATTCTTTTTGTCGGAAGTTTTTGATTAAGTTATCGCCAAACTTTGTTGCATTTGTTTTACAATCTGTTGAACTTCGTGACGTTCCTGAAATTGCTATTCGGTTCTTTTATTGGGCGGGTAAGCAGAAGAAATATGTTCATAAGATCGAATGTTACGTATCTTTGATTGAACTCTTAACTTTTTCGGCCGATTTGGTGAAAATCAGACTGATATTCTGTGAACTTAAAGGTAAGGGTCTGTTAATGACTCTATCAGCGGCTAACTCTTTGATTAAGAGCCTTGGGAATCATGGGCTTGTTGAGGAATTGTTGTGGGTTTGGCGTCGAATGAAGGAAAATGGGATTGAGCCGAGTTTGTATACTTATAACTTTTTGGTTAATGGGTTGGTGAATTCAATGTTTATTGAGTCTGCTGAGAGGGTTTTTGAGGTTATGGATGGTGGGAAGATTGTGCCCGACACTGTGACATATAATGTTATGATCAAAGGATATTGCAAGGCTGGGAAAATGCACAAGGCAATGGAGAAATTTAGAGCTATGGAGATGAAGAACGTGAACCCGGATAAGATTACGTACATGACATTGATCCAGGCGTGTTATTCCGAAGGAGATTTCGATACTTGTCTGAGTCTTTACcttgaaatggaagaaaggGGACTGGAAATTCCTTCTCATTCTTATAGTTTAGTTATTGGTGGGCTCTGTAAGCAAGGAAAATGTATGGAAGCTTATGCTGTTTTCGAGAAGATGAATCAGAAAGATTGTAGAGCGAACGTTGCAATTTATACAGCTTTGATCGATTCGTACTCGAAAAGTGGGAGCATGGGAGAGGCCATGAGGCTGTTTGAGAGGATGAAAAATGAGGGGCTTGAACCGGATGCTGTTACGTACAGTGTCGTCGTTAATGGATTGTGCAAGAGTGGTAGATTGGAGGAAGCAATGGAATATTTTGATTTCTGCAGAAATAAAGGAGTGGGGATCAATGCAATGTTCTATGCTAGTATGATTGATGGACTTGGAAAGGCTGGGAGAATTGTAGAAGCAGAAAATCTTTTCGAAGAAATGTTCGAAAAGGGTTGTGCTCGAGATTCGTATTGTTATAACGCCATTATAGATGCACTAGCCAAGCATGGGAAGATTGATCAAGCTTTAACACTTTTTGGGAGGATGGAAGAAGAAGGCTGTGATCAAACAGTTTATACATACACAATTCTTATCGACGGGCTGTTCAAGGAGCACAGAAATGAAGAGGCGATAAAGCTATGGGACACGATGATCGACAAAGGAATCACCCCAACGGTAGCTTCTTTCAGAGCTCTTGCCATAGGGCTGTGTCTTTGTGGCAAGGTAGCCAGGGCTTGCAAAATCTTGGATGACCTTGCCCCTATGGGTGTCATTCCGGAGACAGCATTCGAGGATATGATCAACGTATTGTGCAAAGCCCGACGCGTCAAGGAAGCCTGCAAATTGGCAGATGGAATCGTGGATCGGGGCCGGGAAATACCAGGAAGAATACGTACCGTTCTTATCAATGGCTTGAGAAAGGCAGGTAACTCTGATTTAGCTATCAAACTAATGCATAGCAAGATTGGCATAGGATATGATCGGATGGGTAGTATTAAAAGGCGTGTCAAGTTTAGAACACTTATTGAAAACTGA
- the LOC111811728 gene encoding lipoyl synthase 2, mitochondrial-like isoform X2: MNSHGRSLARLLESIGRSFSSSSSSTAASETFSQFPRTLTGLRERLAAESPSLSDFIDLQSSESYSVEVGTKKKPLSKPKWMKESVPGGEKYVQIKKKLRELKLHTVCEEARCPNLGECWSGGETGTATATIMILGDTCTRGCRFCNVKTSRTPPPPDPNEPKNVAEAIASWGLDYVVITSVDRDDLPDQGSGHFAETVQKLKVLKPNMLIEALVPDFRGDPGCVENVAKSGLDVFAHNIETVEELQGAVRDHRANFKPSLDVLVMAKEFAPSGTLTKTSIMLGCGETPDQVVQTMEKVRAAGVDVITFGQYMRPSKRHMPVSEYITPEAFEKYQNLGMKMGFRYVASGPMVRSSYKAGEFYIKSMIESDRFNC, encoded by the exons ATGAACAGCCATGGCAGAAGCTTAGCTCGACTCCTAGAATCCATTGGCagatctttctcttcttcatcttcctcaaCCGCCGCCTCTGAGACCTTCTCCCAATTCCCTCGAACTTTAACCGGTCTCCGTGAACGACTCGCCGCCGAGTCCCCTTCACTTTCCGACTTCATTGACCTGCAATCTTCTGAGTCGTATTCGGTGGAGGTTGGTACGAAGAAGAAGCCCCTTTCTAAGCCTAAATGGATGAAGGAATCCGTGCCTGGTGGCGAGAAGTATgttcaaatcaagaagaagcTCCGCGAATTGAAGCTTCATACGGTTTGTGAGGAGGCTAGGTGCCCTAATTTAGGGGAATGCTGGTCTGGTGGAGAAACGGGCACTGCCACTGCTACGATTATGATACTTGGTGACACTTGTACCCGTGGTTGCAG GTTCTGTAACGTCAAGACATCACGAACTCCGCCTCCACCAGACCCAAATGAGCCGAAAAATGTTGCTGAGGCAATCGCATCATGGGGCTTGGATTATGTGGTCATCACTAGTGTGGATCGCGACGATTTACCTGATCAAGGGAGTGGTCATTTTGCAGAGACTGTGCAGAAACTTAAGGTGTTGAAGCCAAATATGCTGATCGAGGCATTGG TTCCTGATTTTCGAGGAGACCCCGGCTGTGTAGAAAATGTTGCGAAGTCAGGCCTCGACGTCTTTGCTCATAATATAGAGACAGTTGAAGAGCTTCAGGGAGCAGTTAGGGATCATCGTGCTAATTTTAAGCCATCATTAGATGTTCTAGTTATGGCCAAAGAGTTTGCCCCTTCTGGAACACTTACGAAGACTTCCATTATGTTAGGCTGTGGGGAGACACCAGATCAAGTCGTGCAAACAATGGAGAAGGTGAGAGCAGCTGGAGTTGATGTGATAACGTTTGGTCAGTACATGAGACCTTCAAAGCGCCACATGCCTGTATCAGAATACATCACTCCTGAGGCTTTCGAGAAGTATCAAAATCTTGGCATGAAAATG GGTTTTCGGTATGTGGCATCTGGCCCAATGGTTAGGTCCTCATACAAAGCAGGAGAATTCTATATCAAATCAATGATTGAATCAGATCG GTTCAACTGTTAA
- the LOC111776451 gene encoding uncharacterized protein LOC111776451 produces MGCCCSRILETGQPHILDKDRGSAKTPSPGCAITDVGNIPGTGTPEEETVKEVLSETPIAKPCNIQQTSPKNKSSELKVKSSEMDGSVNKVEEGTLSVSEVSQVTEWCSNMSESVSMATTISEQREGDEASSKQSREMGRNPKPKIRRKRPYSGDPSYRREQRDKCATKRPAELLSEKKSRVTCRYTHGTTESREARTRKLNGGQEQKSGVNHGRRSRSPATRTVRETNKTGNMKSSALKVTGQAGEQPEAVTTEKRDEGKVDKAMDGSATQTPNESIENPLVSLECFIFL; encoded by the coding sequence ATGGGTTGTTGCTGCAGCAGAATCTTGGAAACAGGTCAGCCTCATATCCTGGACAAGGATCGTGGTTCAGCGAAAACTCCGTCACCGGGATGCGCCATCACCGATGTTGGAAACATCCCTGGCACTGGAACCCCGGAAGAGGAAACCGTCAAAGAAGTCCTCTCAGAGACTCCCATTGCCAAGCCATGTAACATACAGCAAACATCCCCAAAGAACAAGTCTTCCGAGCTGAAAGTAAAATCAAGTGAAATGGATGGTTCAGTCAACAAAGTGGAGGAAGGTACACTTTCAGTTTCAGAGGTATCTCAGGTTACAGAATGGTGCAGCAATATGAGCGAAAGCGTGTCAATGGCAACCACCATTTCGGAGCAAAGAGAAGGGGATGAAGCATCAAGTAAACAGAGCAGAGAAATGGGTCGGAATCCAAAACCGAAAATTCGAAGAAAGCGTCCATATTCCGGCGACCCATCATACCGAAGAGAACAGAGAGACAAATGTGCAACAAAGAGACCTGCTGAACTGTTATCAGAGAAGAAGTCGCGTGTTACTTGCAGATACACACATGGAACGACAGAATCAAGAGAGGCGAGGACCAGGAAACTGAATGGAGGGCAAGAACAAAAATCTGGAGTCAACCATGGCCGCCGTTCGAGGTCACCAGCTACTCGAACAGTTAGAGAAACGAATAAGACAGGGAATATGAAAAGCAGTGCCTTGAAAGTGACTGGACAAGCCGGTGAGCAGCCAGAGGCAGTGACCACCGAGAAAAGAGACGAAGGAAAGGTGGATAAGGCAATGGATGGTTCAGCAACTCAGACCCCAAATGAATCCATTGAAAACCCTCTTGTCTCACTTGAATGTTTCATCTTTCTGTAG
- the LOC111811728 gene encoding lipoyl synthase 2, mitochondrial-like isoform X1, translating to MNSHGRSLARLLESIGRSFSSSSSSTAASETFSQFPRTLTGLRERLAAESPSLSDFIDLQSSESYSVEVGTKKKPLSKPKWMKESVPGGEKYVQIKKKLRELKLHTVCEEARCPNLGECWSGGETGTATATIMILGDTCTRGCRFCNVKTSRTPPPPDPNEPKNVAEAIASWGLDYVVITSVDRDDLPDQGSGHFAETVQKLKVLKPNMLIEALVPDFRGDPGCVENVAKSGLDVFAHNIETVEELQGAVRDHRANFKPSLDVLVMAKEFAPSGTLTKTSIMLGCGETPDQVVQTMEKVRAAGVDVITFGQYMRPSKRHMPVSEYITPEAFEKYQNLGMKMGFRYVASGPMVRSSYKAGEFYIKSMIESDRSASSSHPTQP from the exons ATGAACAGCCATGGCAGAAGCTTAGCTCGACTCCTAGAATCCATTGGCagatctttctcttcttcatcttcctcaaCCGCCGCCTCTGAGACCTTCTCCCAATTCCCTCGAACTTTAACCGGTCTCCGTGAACGACTCGCCGCCGAGTCCCCTTCACTTTCCGACTTCATTGACCTGCAATCTTCTGAGTCGTATTCGGTGGAGGTTGGTACGAAGAAGAAGCCCCTTTCTAAGCCTAAATGGATGAAGGAATCCGTGCCTGGTGGCGAGAAGTATgttcaaatcaagaagaagcTCCGCGAATTGAAGCTTCATACGGTTTGTGAGGAGGCTAGGTGCCCTAATTTAGGGGAATGCTGGTCTGGTGGAGAAACGGGCACTGCCACTGCTACGATTATGATACTTGGTGACACTTGTACCCGTGGTTGCAG GTTCTGTAACGTCAAGACATCACGAACTCCGCCTCCACCAGACCCAAATGAGCCGAAAAATGTTGCTGAGGCAATCGCATCATGGGGCTTGGATTATGTGGTCATCACTAGTGTGGATCGCGACGATTTACCTGATCAAGGGAGTGGTCATTTTGCAGAGACTGTGCAGAAACTTAAGGTGTTGAAGCCAAATATGCTGATCGAGGCATTGG TTCCTGATTTTCGAGGAGACCCCGGCTGTGTAGAAAATGTTGCGAAGTCAGGCCTCGACGTCTTTGCTCATAATATAGAGACAGTTGAAGAGCTTCAGGGAGCAGTTAGGGATCATCGTGCTAATTTTAAGCCATCATTAGATGTTCTAGTTATGGCCAAAGAGTTTGCCCCTTCTGGAACACTTACGAAGACTTCCATTATGTTAGGCTGTGGGGAGACACCAGATCAAGTCGTGCAAACAATGGAGAAGGTGAGAGCAGCTGGAGTTGATGTGATAACGTTTGGTCAGTACATGAGACCTTCAAAGCGCCACATGCCTGTATCAGAATACATCACTCCTGAGGCTTTCGAGAAGTATCAAAATCTTGGCATGAAAATG GGTTTTCGGTATGTGGCATCTGGCCCAATGGTTAGGTCCTCATACAAAGCAGGAGAATTCTATATCAAATCAATGATTGAATCAGATCGGTCAGCTTCTAGTTCACACCCTACCCAGCCTTGA
- the LOC111811824 gene encoding uncharacterized protein LOC111811824 isoform X2 has protein sequence MGSDQKWEAIAPALPAVSPLNPERDEYWSRFDDSVNAVSFGFVATAILISMFLVMAIFERFLRPRSPAAIGRPPSDLEAQMMLDGKPRYPSPKGGKAKRKRGKRFRQALMFYWSEVLIHLFFKQIYNSVLFSTVAVQCSSH, from the exons ATGGGCAGTGACCAAAAATGGGAGGCGATAGCGCCGGCGCTGCCGGCTGTGTCACCGTTGAACCCAGAAAGAGATGAGTATTGGAGCCGTTTTGATGATTCGGTTAATGCCGTGTCATTTGGGTTTGTGGCTACTGCCATTCTCATCTCTATGTTCCTTGTTATGGCCATTTTTGAGAGGTTTCTCAGACCTAGATCGCCGGCGGCTATTGGCCGGCCGCCTTCTGATCTTGAAGCCCAGATGATGCTCGATGGAAAGCCTCGTTACCCATCTCCCAAG ggagggaaagccaaaagaaaaaggggaaaaaggtTCAGACAAGCATTAATGTTCTATTGGAGTGAGGTTTTGATTCATCTGTTTTTTAagcaaatttataattctgtACTGTTTTCAACAGTGGCTGTACAGTGCTCAAGCCATTAA
- the LOC111776453 gene encoding kelch-like protein 21 produces MGSVSTASASPSRPPAGNPSANFKICVSYCGKDASQGTTLSNWIDCYNPQDNSWNRVTTIPGLLENHALKGFSMVSIGEFIYVIGGRLCENIAPVDNQIRSELEVRRQVWRYNVRENKWYKCAPLIVPRFDFACAVINDKIYVAGGKCQLCTATGMASSEVYDPALDEWQSLPDMSTSRHKCVGVTWQGKFHVIGGFAGNNDYIGNMERSSAEVYDGEESRWNLIIGMWQLDIPPYQIVAVDDKLFSSGDCLNSWKGQIEAYDWNLNIWNEVEGSQFEALSATKFVTMAPAGADLYFLAGRKMPNHPSRMTSVVHVFDTLANGDAWRSMEPIEEEGEKELCSHCCVSTSNAHLKKLTVLISPASDKSSPSIKLLVLPPHAESCVPANEKCDVARGDRLEVVRIHVGDAVPGVRLGTVLFRCVVRRGHVKD; encoded by the exons ATGGGTTCGGTTTCGACTGCTTCCGCGTCCCCGTCTCGGCCCCCTGCAGGAAACCCGTCAGCCAATTTCAAGATCTGTGTTTCCTATTGCGGCAAAGATGCTTCACAAGGCACCACCCTCTCTAATTGGATTGATTGTTACAACCCACAAGACAACTCATGGAACAGAGTCACTACAATCCCTGGCCTTCTGGAAAACCACGCTCTCAAAGGATTTTCCATGGTTTCAATCGGAGAATTCATATACGTCATTGGCGGTCGCCTCTGCGAGAATATAGCTCCAGTCGACAACCAAATCCGAAGCGAATTGGAAGTTCGACGACAGGTTTGGCGTTACAACGTGCGTGAGAATAAATGGTATAAATGTGCACCCCTCATCGTCCCTCGGTTCGACTTTGCTTGCGCTGTCATCAACGACAAGATTTACGTCGCTGGAGGGAAATGCCAGCTCTGTACAGCTACTGGGATGGCGTCTTCAGAAGTATACGATCCAGCACTGGACGAGTGGCAATCGCTACCAGATATGAGTACTTCCCGACATAAGTGTGTCGGGGTGACGTGGCAAGGAAAATTTCACGTCATCGGCGGATTCGCCGGAAACAACGATTACATCGGCAATATGGAGAGAAGTTCTGCTGAAGTGTACGACGGCGAAGAATCCCGTTGGAATTTGATAATTGGAATGTGGCAGCTGGACATTCCACCGTATCAGATCGTCGCCGTCGATGATAAGTTGTTCAGCTCCGGCGATTGTTTAAATTCATGGAAAGGGCAGATTGAAGCATATGATtggaatttgaatatttggaaTGAGGTGGAAGGATCTCAATTCGAGGCTCTGTCAGCAACGAAATTCGTCACGATGGCGCCAGCTGGAGCTGACTTGTACTTCCTTGCAGGACGTAAGATGCCAAATCATCCTTCTAGGATGACGTCGGTTGTCCACGTGTTTGATACGTTGGCAAATGGTGACGCATGGAGGAGTATGGAGCCCATTGAAGAGGAGGGCGAAAAGGAGCTTTGCAGCCATTGCTGCGTg TCAACTTCCAACGCCCACCTCAAAAAGTTGACGGTCCTTATCAGTCCCGCGTCCGATAAATCTTCACCGTCCATTAAGCTTCTCGTGCTTCCGCCGCATGCTGAGTCATGTGTTCCGGCCAATGAGAAATGCGACGTGGCGAGAGGTGATAGGCTGGAGGTTGTGCGTATCCACGTTGGCGATGCGGTCCCCGGGGTCAGGTTGGGTACGGTGCTTTTTCGATGTGTCGTACGCAGAGGGCACGTGAAAGACTGA
- the LOC111811695 gene encoding probable protein phosphatase 2C 52, translating to MGGCVSTSSHSTCSSQSNGESVSSSCMGIRFRGRKRSNSDHVYVLQNLPSAPNRIFLNGKSNSSCIFTQQGRKGVNQDAMVVWEDFMSDDTIFCGVFDGHGPYGHLVSRRVRDTLPIKLLSFFQSPQLKQNVSGKTCFQRNLKTSRECDDSEKDCFIEDSQNSVWRDAFLNSYKAMDKELRSHPNLDCFCSGSTAVTIVKQGSNLFMGYIGDSRAILASKDANDSTVAVQLTVDLKPDLPREAERIKRCKGRVFALQDEPEVPRVWLPFDDAPGLAMARAFGDFCLKEYGVISIPEFSHRTLTDADQFVVLASDGVWDVLSNEEVVDIVASASSRASAARSVVDSAAREWKLKYPTSKMDDCAVVCLFLDGMMDSESDCDEQGFSSATSRSIHSGAAIESDDGQKSEPCLQRNNTVRSSEDNKTYGGLADDDREIGEAVPAEDQNWSGLEGVTRVNSLVQLPRFSDKSPVS from the exons ATGGGTGGTTGTGTCTCTACAAGCAGCCATAGTACTTGTAGTAGCCAGAGCAATGGTGAATCAGTTTCTTCTTCATGTATGGGAATTAGATTTCGAGGTCGAAAGCGATCGAACTCCGACCATGTTTATGTTCTTCAGAATCTTCCTTCAGCTCCCAACAGGATCTTCTTGAATGGAAAGAGTAATTCTTCTTGTATTTTCACGCAACAAGGTCGCAAGGGCGTAAACCAGGACGCCATGGTTGTGTGGGAA GATTTCATGTCGGACGACACGATCTTTTGTGGGGTTTTTGATGGTCATGGACCTTACGGTCACCTTGTTTCTCGACGAGTGAGGGATACATTGCCTATAAAGTTGCTGTCGTTTTTTCAGTCTCCTCAGTTAAAGCAGAATGTCTCTGGTAAAACCTGTTTCCAGAGGAATTTGAAGACATCTCGAGAATGTGACGATTCTGAGAAGGATTGTTTTATCGAGGACTCGCAGAATTCGGTATGGCGAGATGCGTTCTTGAACTCGTATAAAGCTATGGATAAGGAGTTGAGATCACATCCTAATCTGGACTGCTTTTGTAGTGGTAGTACAGCAGTCACCATAGTTAAACAG GGGTCAAATCTGTTCATGGGGTACATCGGGGACTCTCGAGCAATCCTTGCCTCGAAGGACGCCAATGATTCGACAGTGGCGGTCCAGTTGACTGTGGATCTTAAGCCAGATTTGCCAA GAGAAGCTGAAAGAATAAAACGGTGTAAAGGTAGGGTGTTTGCATTGCAAGATGAGCCTGAAGTGCCAAGGGTGTGGTTACCTTTCGACGATGCGCCCGGTTTAGCCATGGCTCGTGCTTTTGGAGACTTCTGTTTGAAAGAATATGGAGTTATCTCTATACCTGAATTCTCACATCGAACCCTCACCGATGCTGATCAGTTCGTCGTTCTTGCATCAGACGGG GTATGGGATGTGTTGAGCAATGAAGAGGTGGTTGACATAGTGGCCTCGGCCTCATCCCGGGCATCAGCTGCGAGATCCGTGGTGGACTCTGCTGCTCGTGAATGGAAACTAAAATACCCGACCTCGAAAATGGATGATTGTGCTGTTGTCTGCTTGTTTTTGGATGGGATGATGGACTCCGAATCCGATTGTGATGAACAAGGCTTCTCATCTGCAACGTCGCGTAGTATCCATTCGGGTGCTGCTATCGAATCCGATGATGGCCAGAAGTCTGAGCCATGTCTGCAAAGGAATAACACTGTCAGATCATCTGAGGACAACAAAACTTATGGGGGATTAGCTGATGATGACAGAGAGATTGGTGAAGCTGTACCTGCGGAAGATCAAAACTGGTCGGGTTTGGAAGGCGTCACTCGAGTGAACTCGCTCGTTCAACTTCCTAGATTTTCCGACAAAAGTCCAGTGTCTTAG